In Proteus vulgaris, one DNA window encodes the following:
- the rnd gene encoding ribonuclease D — protein MNYQLITTDTALETACKAASQASQIALDTEFVRIRTYYPHLGLIQMYDGKQISLIDPLAITNWTPFVELLTAPNIMKYLHAGSEDLEVFSHQFGCVPKPMIDTQVVAAFLGYPISCGFATLVEKYEDIALDKSESRTDWLARPLTEKQCQYASGDVFYLLPLAKKLIAEAEEAGYMEAIVDECEMIAQRRQETVSPEFAYRDIGNAWQLKGQQLACLKMLAEWRLNQAKARDMALNFVVREEHLWAVARYLPTSLAELDALSLSGQEIRCHGRRLLDFVAKAKEIKDEDCPEPIGNIIEQPNYKKAFKAIKSVIQEMSESKRYNPELLASRRQINQLLSIHWKIKEGQPELISRWRKGLLEEKITEILAQYP, from the coding sequence TTGAATTATCAATTGATTACGACAGACACTGCATTAGAAACCGCTTGTAAAGCCGCATCACAAGCTTCACAAATCGCATTAGATACAGAGTTTGTCCGCATACGTACCTATTACCCGCATCTTGGTTTGATTCAGATGTATGATGGTAAACAGATCTCTCTTATTGATCCCCTAGCAATAACAAATTGGACTCCCTTCGTTGAATTATTAACTGCTCCAAACATCATGAAATATCTCCATGCGGGGAGTGAAGATCTCGAAGTATTTTCTCACCAGTTTGGTTGTGTTCCCAAACCAATGATTGATACACAAGTGGTTGCTGCATTTTTGGGCTATCCGATTTCTTGTGGCTTTGCAACGTTAGTTGAGAAATATGAAGATATCGCATTAGATAAAAGTGAATCTCGCACTGATTGGTTGGCTCGTCCTTTAACGGAAAAGCAATGTCAATATGCCAGTGGTGATGTTTTCTATTTATTGCCATTAGCCAAAAAGCTTATCGCAGAAGCTGAAGAAGCCGGATACATGGAGGCGATTGTAGATGAATGTGAAATGATAGCTCAACGTCGACAAGAAACGGTTTCTCCTGAGTTCGCTTATCGTGATATTGGCAATGCATGGCAATTAAAAGGCCAACAATTAGCCTGTTTAAAAATGTTAGCCGAGTGGCGTTTAAACCAAGCTAAAGCGCGTGATATGGCACTTAATTTTGTTGTAAGAGAAGAACACTTATGGGCTGTTGCTCGCTATCTTCCTACATCACTCGCTGAATTAGATGCATTATCGCTTTCAGGTCAGGAAATTCGTTGTCATGGACGCCGCTTATTAGATTTTGTTGCTAAGGCTAAAGAGATCAAAGATGAAGATTGTCCTGAGCCTATTGGTAATATCATTGAACAACCAAATTATAAAAAAGCGTTTAAAGCGATAAAATCCGTTATTCAAGAAATGAGTGAAAGTAAGCGCTATAACCCAGAATTATTGGCTTCAAGAAGACAAATTAATCAGTTATTAAGTATTCATTGGAAAATAAAAGAAGGGCAGCCTGAGCTTATTTCGCGCTGGCGTAAAGGTTTATTAGAAGAAAAAATAACGGAAATTCTGGCGCAATATCCTTAA
- the fadD gene encoding long-chain-fatty-acid--CoA ligase FadD encodes MEKVWLKRYPADVPAEIDPDRFASLAEMLENAVANYADQPAFINMGEVMTYRKLEERSRAFAAYLQNGLGLKKGDRVALMMPNLLQYPIALFGILRAGMVVVNVNPLYTPRELEHQLNDSGATAIVIVSNFAHTLEKIVFNTSIKHVILTRMGDQLSRPKATLVDFVVKYIKRLVPKYNLPDAISFRRAMHFGYRMQYIKPEITGNDLAFLQYTGGTTGIAKGAMLTHRNMLANLEQAKAAYVPALNVGKELVVTALPLYHVFALTVNCLLFIEVGGKNLLITNPRDVKGTIKELSRYPVTAITGVNTLFNAWLQNPEFRQLDFSKLNLSVGGGMPVQSSVAKEWEELTGKHLLEGYGLTECSPLVTGNPYNLKKYSGSIGLPVPSTDVKFMDDEGNEVDRTVGGEMWVRGPQVMKGYWNRPDATDEVLHDGWVATGDIATMDDEGFIRIIDRKKDMILVSGFNVYPNEVEEVVTGHPKVLESAAIGVPSKNSGETVKIFIVKKDPTLTEDEIKTHCRRYLTGYKVPKIIEFRDELPKSNVGKILRRELRNEEKQLKTSTES; translated from the coding sequence TTGGAAAAAGTCTGGCTTAAACGTTATCCGGCAGATGTTCCGGCTGAAATTGACCCGGACCGTTTCGCATCCCTTGCTGAGATGCTTGAAAACGCTGTCGCAAATTACGCAGATCAACCCGCCTTTATCAATATGGGCGAGGTCATGACTTATCGCAAACTTGAAGAGCGTAGCCGTGCTTTTGCAGCATACCTGCAAAATGGCTTAGGATTGAAAAAAGGTGATCGTGTTGCCTTGATGATGCCTAATTTATTGCAATATCCTATCGCACTTTTCGGTATTCTTCGTGCAGGCATGGTTGTCGTAAACGTAAACCCACTTTACACACCAAGAGAACTTGAACATCAGTTAAATGACAGTGGTGCAACTGCCATTGTTATTGTCTCCAACTTTGCGCATACACTCGAAAAAATTGTGTTTAATACCAGCATTAAGCACGTTATTTTAACTCGAATGGGTGATCAATTATCTCGCCCTAAAGCAACACTCGTTGATTTTGTTGTTAAGTACATCAAACGATTAGTACCTAAATATAATTTGCCTGATGCCATTTCATTTCGAAGAGCAATGCATTTTGGTTATCGAATGCAATATATCAAACCTGAAATTACTGGTAACGATTTAGCATTCTTACAATATACAGGTGGAACAACAGGTATTGCTAAAGGCGCCATGCTAACGCATCGCAATATGTTGGCAAATCTTGAACAAGCCAAAGCGGCCTATGTTCCTGCTCTAAATGTGGGTAAAGAACTAGTGGTCACCGCATTACCGCTGTATCACGTTTTTGCTTTAACCGTTAATTGCCTACTGTTTATTGAAGTTGGGGGTAAAAACTTACTTATCACTAACCCTCGTGATGTGAAAGGAACAATTAAAGAGTTATCACGTTACCCTGTCACGGCTATTACAGGTGTAAACACGTTATTTAACGCTTGGTTGCAAAATCCTGAATTTCGTCAACTTGATTTCTCCAAACTAAATCTTTCTGTTGGTGGTGGTATGCCTGTACAAAGCAGTGTCGCCAAAGAGTGGGAAGAGTTAACAGGCAAACATTTATTAGAAGGTTATGGCCTGACAGAATGTTCTCCTCTGGTCACTGGTAATCCTTATAATCTGAAAAAATACAGTGGTAGTATTGGATTACCTGTACCCTCAACTGACGTTAAGTTTATGGATGATGAAGGTAACGAAGTTGACCGCACTGTAGGCGGTGAAATGTGGGTTCGTGGACCTCAGGTCATGAAAGGATATTGGAACCGCCCTGATGCCACTGACGAGGTTTTACACGATGGTTGGGTTGCAACAGGTGATATTGCGACAATGGATGACGAAGGCTTTATTCGCATTATTGACCGTAAAAAAGATATGATCCTAGTCTCAGGATTTAACGTTTATCCTAATGAAGTTGAAGAAGTGGTTACGGGTCACCCTAAAGTATTAGAATCAGCGGCAATTGGTGTACCGAGTAAAAATTCAGGTGAGACAGTTAAGATTTTTATCGTGAAAAAAGACCCTACATTGACGGAAGATGAGATAAAAACACACTGTCGTCGCTACTTAACTGGGTATAAAGTACCTAAAATTATTGAGTTTCGTGATGAATTACCAAAATCTAATGTCGGTAAAATTTTACGCAGAGAGTTAAGAAATGAAGAAAAACAGTTGAAAACCTCAACTGAATCTTGA
- a CDS encoding Slp family lipoprotein produces the protein MKRQLNYRLVSKTLFLSGALFLTGCVSIPESIKGTSATPVTDLNGIFVAPELYVGQEGRFGGRVIDVKNLQSSTQLEIAVMPLSQYDAAPELQQPSIGRLYANVMHFLDPTDYKNQYVTVVGTIKGVETGKVGEASYPFLRMDVTGMKRWTLTQQVIMPAPVMTWGYYGDGPYWGYHHGYGGYGGYPYGTGQVVPVLE, from the coding sequence ATGAAAAGACAATTAAACTACCGTTTGGTAAGCAAAACACTATTTTTGTCTGGTGCTTTGTTTCTAACGGGATGTGTCTCAATACCTGAATCAATAAAAGGAACATCAGCAACGCCTGTCACTGATTTAAATGGTATTTTTGTAGCGCCTGAACTTTATGTAGGTCAAGAAGGTCGTTTTGGCGGACGTGTGATTGATGTTAAAAATCTTCAATCATCCACACAGCTAGAAATTGCCGTTATGCCACTTTCTCAATATGATGCAGCACCTGAATTACAACAGCCGTCTATTGGGCGTCTCTATGCAAATGTCATGCATTTCTTAGATCCTACAGATTATAAAAACCAGTATGTAACGGTAGTTGGAACGATTAAAGGCGTTGAAACAGGAAAAGTTGGGGAAGCGAGCTATCCATTTTTACGTATGGATGTAACAGGAATGAAACGTTGGACACTGACACAGCAAGTGATTATGCCAGCACCTGTTATGACATGGGGATATTATGGTGATGGCCCATATTGGGGTTATCATCATGGATATGGTGGTTATGGTGGATATCCATATGGAACTGGTCAGGTTGTACCCGTTTTAGAATAA
- the tsaB gene encoding tRNA (adenosine(37)-N6)-threonylcarbamoyltransferase complex dimerization subunit type 1 TsaB produces the protein MSLRILAIDTATESCSVAVWNEGVVASRFEISPREHTQKILPMVKSALEEANLTLQSLDVLAFGRGPGSFTGVRIGVGVAQGIALGAELPMIGISSLATMAEGVFRTTGIKQVLVAIDARMGEIYCAQYQRNDEGIWLGEETEAVMKPEHFVEALQSTTGTWAMAGTGWQAYTELKETLPFTVVETDITLPAAQDMLPLAVTAWHEGKATRVEEAEPVYLRNEVTWKKLPGRE, from the coding sequence GTGTCACTGCGAATTTTAGCAATAGATACTGCAACAGAATCTTGTTCAGTTGCAGTTTGGAATGAAGGCGTTGTTGCTTCACGTTTTGAGATCTCACCTCGTGAACATACACAAAAGATTTTACCTATGGTCAAAAGCGCCTTAGAAGAAGCGAACTTAACATTGCAATCATTAGATGTCCTTGCTTTTGGGCGTGGTCCAGGCAGTTTTACTGGGGTTCGTATTGGTGTCGGTGTTGCACAAGGTATCGCGTTGGGTGCTGAATTACCCATGATTGGTATATCATCACTTGCCACCATGGCAGAAGGTGTATTTAGAACAACAGGGATCAAGCAGGTTTTAGTCGCAATAGATGCACGTATGGGTGAAATTTATTGTGCTCAATATCAACGTAACGACGAAGGGATTTGGTTAGGTGAAGAAACAGAAGCTGTGATGAAACCTGAACACTTTGTTGAAGCCTTACAATCAACCACGGGTACTTGGGCAATGGCGGGTACGGGTTGGCAAGCCTATACTGAATTAAAAGAGACATTGCCTTTTACCGTTGTTGAAACTGATATTACATTGCCGGCGGCACAAGATATGCTACCGCTTGCAGTTACTGCTTGGCATGAAGGAAAAGCCACAAGAGTAGAAGAGGCTGAACCTGTTTATTTGCGTAACGAAGTTACGTGGAAAAAACTACCTGGTCGTGAATAG
- a CDS encoding ATP-dependent DNA helicase, whose protein sequence is MPVSDDFAENGILTRTIPGFHPREAQRQMAKSITDIIDKQGVLIAEAGTGTGKTYAYLVPALRSGKKTIISTGSKALQDQLYSRDLPTIIEAINYDGNTALLKGRSNYLCLERLDQQMLSGGDLEAEVLSDVMYVRQWSTQTEDGDVSRCHSVAEDSRVWPLVTSTNDNCLGSDCPRYKECYVLSARKKAMDADIVVVNHHLFMADTVVKDTGFGELIPEAEIMIFDEAHQIPDIASHYFGQQLTSRQLFDLARDMTVAYRTEVRDQVQLQKSADRLTQMVMDFRLVLGETGYRGNLRELLQGGETKRFLTLLDDALELSYDVMKLSLGRSQLLDSAFERATVYRNRLKRLIDTTIPGYSYWFESYGRHFLLAITPLSVADKFRELIKSHKSSWVFTSATLSVNEQMSYYTDRLGLENATTLILNSPFDYQHQTLLCVPRYLPPLNQPYTAKRLAAMLTPVILKNQGRCFFLCTSHAMMRGLAEEFKASLPLPVLMQGEMSKTQLLQKFVSSGNALLVATQSFWEGVDVRGDTLSCVIIDKLPFTAPDDPLLRARIEDCELRGGDAFRDVQIPDAVISLKQGVGRLIRDVHDYGAIIVCDDRLVSRAYGEVFLSSLPPSPRTRSLEKTMSFLSQRAQQNEKQEILGS, encoded by the coding sequence ATGCCTGTGTCAGACGATTTTGCAGAAAACGGGATTTTAACCCGAACTATTCCTGGATTTCATCCCCGTGAAGCTCAACGACAAATGGCGAAATCAATAACAGATATTATTGATAAGCAGGGTGTACTTATTGCGGAGGCTGGTACGGGAACGGGGAAAACCTATGCTTACCTCGTACCTGCTTTGCGTTCAGGTAAAAAAACCATTATTTCAACAGGCTCTAAAGCCTTACAAGATCAACTCTATAGCCGGGATTTACCGACAATCATTGAAGCAATTAATTATGATGGCAACACGGCCTTATTAAAAGGGCGTTCAAATTATTTGTGTTTAGAGCGACTCGATCAACAAATGCTCAGTGGTGGTGATCTAGAAGCCGAAGTATTATCTGACGTGATGTATGTACGCCAATGGTCAACACAGACAGAAGATGGTGATGTTAGCCGTTGTCATAGTGTTGCAGAAGATAGTCGAGTTTGGCCTCTAGTCACGAGCACTAACGATAACTGTTTAGGAAGTGATTGTCCTCGCTATAAAGAGTGCTATGTTCTAAGCGCACGTAAAAAAGCAATGGATGCAGATATTGTCGTCGTTAATCACCATTTATTTATGGCGGATACTGTCGTTAAAGATACTGGTTTTGGTGAATTAATTCCGGAAGCTGAAATTATGATCTTTGATGAAGCTCATCAAATTCCGGATATTGCCAGCCACTATTTTGGTCAACAACTTACCAGTAGGCAGCTTTTTGATCTCGCTAGAGATATGACCGTTGCTTATCGCACTGAAGTGCGTGATCAAGTTCAATTGCAAAAAAGCGCCGATCGATTAACTCAAATGGTAATGGATTTTCGCTTAGTATTAGGTGAAACAGGCTATCGAGGTAATTTACGAGAACTGCTACAGGGTGGTGAAACAAAACGTTTTCTTACGTTACTGGATGATGCGCTAGAACTAAGTTATGACGTTATGAAGCTATCGTTAGGGCGAAGCCAATTACTTGATAGTGCTTTTGAACGAGCCACTGTTTATCGCAATCGCTTAAAACGTCTGATTGATACCACAATTCCGGGCTATAGTTACTGGTTTGAAAGTTATGGTCGTCATTTCTTACTGGCTATTACGCCACTTTCTGTTGCAGATAAATTTCGTGAATTAATTAAATCACATAAAAGCAGTTGGGTATTTACCTCGGCAACGCTCTCTGTAAATGAACAAATGTCTTATTATACAGATAGGCTAGGTTTAGAAAACGCAACAACATTGATTTTAAATAGCCCCTTTGATTATCAACATCAAACATTATTGTGTGTACCGCGTTATTTGCCGCCCTTAAATCAGCCTTATACGGCGAAACGTTTAGCTGCCATGCTAACGCCAGTTATTTTAAAGAATCAAGGACGCTGTTTTTTCCTTTGTACTTCACATGCCATGATGCGTGGACTTGCCGAAGAGTTTAAAGCCAGTTTGCCATTACCTGTATTGATGCAAGGGGAAATGAGTAAAACACAATTACTGCAAAAATTTGTCTCATCAGGAAATGCACTTTTGGTTGCAACTCAAAGCTTTTGGGAAGGGGTTGATGTGCGCGGTGATACATTGTCTTGTGTGATTATTGATAAATTACCTTTTACAGCACCAGATGATCCTCTATTAAGAGCACGTATTGAGGATTGTGAATTACGGGGTGGTGATGCATTCAGGGATGTGCAAATTCCGGATGCTGTAATTAGTTTAAAACAAGGTGTTGGACGATTAATTCGTGATGTACACGATTATGGCGCAATTATAGTGTGTGATGATAGATTGGTTTCTCGTGCATACGGAGAGGTTTTTTTAAGCAGTTTACCCCCTTCACCACGAACACGTTCTCTTGAAAAAACTATGAGTTTTTTGAGCCAACGCGCACAGCAGAATGAAAAACAAGAAATATTGGGTTCATAA
- a CDS encoding RidA family protein, with product MTIKRIDPEDRWSEAVIHNDTIYYTAVPENLSGDIIEQTADTLAAIDVLLQRVGSDKTQILDATIFLADKADFEGMNKAWDAWVAKGSAPVRCTVQAQLMHPEYKVEIKIIAAM from the coding sequence ATGACAATTAAACGTATCGATCCCGAAGATCGCTGGTCTGAAGCGGTTATTCATAATGACACTATTTATTACACCGCTGTACCAGAGAATTTATCGGGCGATATTATTGAACAGACAGCAGATACATTAGCGGCAATCGATGTTTTATTACAACGCGTAGGTTCTGATAAAACTCAGATCCTTGATGCGACAATATTTTTAGCTGATAAAGCCGATTTTGAAGGAATGAATAAAGCATGGGATGCTTGGGTTGCTAAAGGTAGCGCGCCTGTACGCTGTACTGTGCAAGCACAATTAATGCACCCTGAATATAAAGTCGAAATTAAAATTATTGCAGCAATGTAA
- a CDS encoding lysozyme inhibitor LprI family protein: MKLKYIALCFPLLLTACGEKTEPIGCSSELTQVSLIEALKKTALEEVSRQTSRYSDVTNQLKRTTLEEMSFNVSEIMTKSNDPNSTMKSCSAMVSMTLPANNYETLHDYYRMEFNRNLDKTLEDFSLEQNTNTFSARIDYTTQPTDDNKTVFVNISAKNSISNGAAFVSALSIIKPIREQQRILQQQQEQELQKRQEELRQQQELTRQQQLLDQQAEQGSLRQQALEQQEVRRQRQALQETPVLSLSQAKQDFLTADAELNNRWQSLSSEQRKALLLGQRQWIKNKDLICGKVTSEGSDEKLAKIYSCHAETIKNRIPELK; the protein is encoded by the coding sequence ATGAAACTAAAATATATTGCTTTATGCTTTCCTCTCTTGTTAACGGCGTGTGGAGAAAAAACAGAACCTATTGGTTGCTCTTCAGAATTAACACAAGTTTCTCTTATTGAAGCATTGAAAAAAACAGCACTAGAAGAAGTTTCTCGCCAAACGAGTCGTTATTCTGATGTAACTAATCAATTAAAACGAACAACATTAGAAGAAATGAGTTTTAACGTGTCTGAAATAATGACTAAATCTAATGATCCAAACAGTACGATGAAATCTTGTTCAGCAATGGTTTCAATGACATTACCAGCAAATAATTATGAAACATTGCACGACTATTATCGGATGGAATTTAATCGTAATCTTGATAAGACACTTGAAGACTTTTCATTAGAACAAAATACTAATACTTTCTCAGCAAGGATTGATTATACCACTCAACCAACGGATGATAATAAAACGGTTTTTGTGAATATTTCAGCCAAAAACAGTATTTCAAATGGTGCCGCTTTTGTTTCTGCTCTTTCTATAATAAAACCAATTAGAGAACAACAAAGAATATTGCAACAACAGCAAGAGCAAGAATTACAAAAGAGACAAGAAGAACTTCGCCAACAGCAAGAATTGACGCGTCAACAACAACTATTAGACCAACAAGCAGAGCAAGGATCACTACGTCAACAGGCGTTAGAGCAACAAGAAGTTCGTCGTCAAAGACAGGCTTTGCAAGAAACACCAGTACTTTCACTTTCTCAAGCAAAACAAGATTTTCTTACAGCAGATGCTGAATTAAATAATAGATGGCAAAGTTTAAGTAGTGAACAAAGAAAAGCTTTATTGTTAGGCCAACGTCAGTGGATAAAAAATAAAGATCTTATTTGTGGGAAAGTAACATCTGAAGGCAGTGATGAAAAATTAGCAAAAATATACAGTTGTCATGCAGAGACAATAAAAAATAGGATACCTGAGTTAAAATAA
- the mdtI gene encoding multidrug/spermidine efflux SMR transporter subunit MdtI: MLAQFEWWHGAFLILAVVLEIIANIFLKMSNGFSRMGLGILSLVCVLGAFSALAMAVKGIELSVAYALWGAFGIIATIAAGWILFNQRLNYKGWGGIILLLVGMVMIKFA; encoded by the coding sequence ATGCTAGCTCAATTTGAATGGTGGCATGGTGCGTTCCTAATACTTGCCGTAGTGCTTGAGATTATTGCCAATATATTTTTAAAAATGTCTAACGGCTTTAGCCGAATGGGATTAGGAATATTATCACTTGTTTGTGTGTTAGGTGCGTTTAGTGCACTAGCAATGGCAGTCAAAGGGATAGAGCTTTCAGTTGCTTATGCACTTTGGGGAGCATTCGGTATTATTGCAACTATCGCTGCCGGTTGGATCTTATTTAATCAGAGGCTCAATTATAAAGGATGGGGTGGAATTATATTATTACTGGTTGGTATGGTAATGATTAAATTTGCTTAA
- the mdtJ gene encoding multidrug/spermidine efflux SMR transporter subunit MdtJ: MIYWIFLALAIVCEVIGTLSMKYASVSGGYTGMIVMWLMIATSYIFLAIAVKKVALGVAYALWEGIGIVIITTFSVLWFGESLSPLKLGGLAMLIAGITLIKSGTKKSAVAKKTTDSVKSIAGKAKHVASAVKGANKPIPANIKEA, translated from the coding sequence ATGATTTATTGGATATTTTTAGCATTAGCTATCGTTTGTGAAGTTATCGGTACTTTATCAATGAAGTACGCCAGTGTAAGCGGTGGCTACACCGGTATGATAGTGATGTGGTTAATGATTGCCACTTCCTATATCTTTTTAGCCATAGCCGTTAAGAAAGTGGCATTAGGTGTAGCATATGCACTATGGGAAGGTATTGGAATTGTCATTATTACGACATTCAGCGTTCTGTGGTTTGGTGAATCGCTGTCACCATTAAAGTTAGGTGGTCTAGCGATGTTAATTGCAGGGATCACGCTTATCAAATCCGGTACTAAAAAATCGGCTGTTGCTAAGAAAACAACCGATTCGGTAAAAAGTATCGCGGGTAAAGCCAAGCACGTTGCGAGTGCCGTAAAAGGAGCGAATAAGCCAATTCCTGCCAATATCAAGGAGGCTTAA
- the zwf gene encoding glucose-6-phosphate dehydrogenase, with product MAAISTAQACDLVIFGTKGDLARRKLIPSLYQLEKAGYIHPDSRIIGVGRADWDAEAYKNVAHEALKTFLKEEINPEIWQRLSDRLDFCNLDVNETDHFIELSKHLKQDKLPAIYYFAMPPSTFSAMCKGLGHAKLNKEPNRVVMEKPLGTDLASSVSINDSVAKYFKESQIYRIDHYLGKETVLNLLALRFANSLFVNNWDNKTIDHVQITVAEEVGIEGRWGYFDQAGQMRDMVQNHLLQILTMIAMSPPADLTADSIRQEKVKVLRSLRRIDNTNIREKTVRGQYTGGFVQGKKVPGYLDEEGANKTSHTETFVAIRADIDNWRWAGVPFYLRTGKRLPSKCSEVVVYFKKPALNIFSETYQELPQNKLTIRLQPDEGIDIEVLNKAPGLDHKHRLQTTKLDLSFSETFNQTHLADAYERLLLEAMRGIQALFVRRDEVEEAWKWVDSIINAWECDNELPKPYQAGTWGPVASVAMITRDGRSWNEIE from the coding sequence ATGGCAGCGATATCGACTGCTCAGGCCTGTGATCTGGTTATCTTCGGTACGAAAGGGGATCTAGCACGCCGTAAGCTTATTCCATCATTATATCAATTGGAAAAAGCAGGATATATTCACCCTGACTCTCGCATTATTGGTGTAGGTCGTGCTGATTGGGATGCCGAGGCATATAAAAATGTTGCCCACGAAGCATTAAAAACTTTTTTAAAAGAAGAAATTAATCCTGAAATTTGGCAGCGTTTAAGTGATCGCTTAGATTTTTGTAATCTTGATGTCAATGAAACAGACCATTTCATTGAGCTATCAAAGCACCTCAAACAAGACAAATTACCCGCTATTTACTACTTTGCAATGCCACCAAGTACCTTTAGTGCAATGTGTAAAGGTTTAGGCCATGCAAAACTTAATAAAGAGCCAAATCGTGTTGTGATGGAAAAACCATTGGGCACAGACTTAGCGTCTTCTGTTTCTATCAATGATAGTGTGGCGAAATACTTTAAAGAGAGCCAAATTTATCGTATCGACCACTATTTAGGTAAAGAAACAGTTTTAAATCTATTAGCACTGCGCTTTGCAAACTCACTGTTTGTTAACAATTGGGACAATAAAACGATTGATCATGTTCAAATTACTGTTGCAGAAGAAGTGGGTATTGAAGGGCGTTGGGGATATTTCGATCAAGCGGGTCAAATGCGTGACATGGTACAAAACCACTTGTTGCAGATCTTAACGATGATTGCAATGTCACCACCAGCTGATTTAACCGCTGATAGTATTCGTCAAGAAAAAGTGAAAGTCTTACGTTCATTACGTCGTATTGATAACACTAATATTCGCGAAAAAACGGTTCGTGGGCAATATACGGGTGGTTTTGTACAAGGTAAGAAAGTGCCAGGCTATCTTGATGAAGAAGGTGCAAATAAAACCAGTCATACAGAAACTTTTGTCGCTATCCGTGCTGATATTGATAACTGGCGCTGGGCAGGGGTTCCGTTTTATCTAAGAACAGGTAAACGCCTACCAAGTAAATGTTCAGAAGTTGTGGTTTATTTTAAAAAACCGGCACTCAATATTTTTAGTGAAACTTATCAAGAGTTACCACAAAATAAACTGACTATTCGTTTACAACCAGATGAAGGTATTGATATTGAGGTGCTGAATAAGGCACCTGGTCTTGATCATAAACATCGCTTACAAACTACGAAACTGGACTTGAGTTTCTCTGAAACATTCAATCAAACACATTTAGCAGATGCTTACGAACGTTTATTGTTAGAAGCAATGCGTGGTATTCAAGCATTGTTCGTACGCCGAGATGAAGTAGAAGAAGCGTGGAAATGGGTTGATTCAATTATTAATGCATGGGAATGCGACAATGAACTGCCTAAGCCTTACCAAGCGGGTACATGGGGACCTGTTGCATCTGTTGCAATGATCACTCGTGATGGTCGTTCATGGAATGAAATTGAATAA
- a CDS encoding MurR/RpiR family transcriptional regulator: MNILERVQSNLDILSKSEKKVAEAVLTAPQTVIHSSIALMARTADVSEPTVNRFCRRMATKGFPDFKLQLAQSIANGTPYVNRNIDDSDTVSSYTNKIFESAMAGLENVKNNIDIAAINRAVDILTQAKKISFFGLGASAAVAHDAMNKFSRFNIPVTYFDDVVMQRMSCINSADGDVVVVISHTGRTKNLVEIAKIARENDAAVIAITTPGSLLASEATLPILLDVPEDTDIYMPMISRLAQLTIIDVLATGFILRRGPKFRDNLKRVKEALRDSRFDK; this comes from the coding sequence ATGAATATATTGGAAAGGGTTCAGTCTAATCTGGACATCTTGAGTAAATCAGAAAAAAAAGTTGCAGAAGCTGTTTTAACTGCACCACAAACTGTTATCCATTCTAGTATTGCCTTAATGGCTAGAACCGCTGATGTCAGCGAACCCACGGTTAATCGCTTTTGCCGTCGCATGGCAACCAAGGGATTTCCTGATTTTAAATTACAATTAGCACAAAGCATTGCTAACGGCACGCCTTATGTAAATCGTAATATTGATGATTCTGATACAGTCTCTTCTTATACCAATAAAATTTTTGAATCCGCCATGGCGGGACTTGAGAACGTTAAAAATAATATTGATATCGCCGCAATCAATCGTGCAGTTGATATTTTGACACAAGCTAAAAAAATCTCTTTTTTTGGCTTAGGCGCATCAGCGGCCGTGGCTCATGATGCCATGAACAAGTTTTCTCGTTTTAATATTCCTGTTACTTACTTTGATGACGTTGTTATGCAGCGTATGAGTTGTATCAATAGCGCTGATGGTGATGTTGTCGTGGTTATCTCCCATACGGGGCGGACTAAAAATCTCGTTGAAATAGCTAAAATTGCACGTGAAAACGATGCTGCAGTGATTGCTATTACGACACCCGGCTCACTTTTAGCCTCTGAAGCTACTCTTCCTATTTTACTTGATGTGCCTGAAGATACTGATATCTACATGCCAATGATCTCCCGCCTTGCACAACTCACTATTATTGATGTTCTCGCGACAGGATTTATTTTACGTCGAGGACCAAAATTCAGAGATAACTTGAAGCGCGTCAAAGAAGCTTTACGTGATTCACGGTTTGATAAGTAA